CGCCAACTTGTTATAGTTGTCAAACATCCTCTCGGTGGAGAGGCTGATAGGGCACGCGGCTTGTGGCGGGCGGCGATTTCTTTCTATACTCATCATAGGGCAGGCCGACAAGCCCTAACTTGTTATGATAAGTGAGCCCCGATATGGCCGAACTGCGCCGCCGCGAAACCCTAACCACCCGTCTCGTCACCCTGCTGACCGACCGGATCGCCGATGGCACCTATCCGCGCGGCGAAAAACTGCCCAGCGAGCAGGAAATGATCGACGAGTTTGGCGTTAGCCGGACGGTGGTGCGCGAGGCGATTGCGACCTTAAAGGCGGGCGGGCTGGTTTCTACGCATCAGGGCATTGGCGCCTTCGTTTTGCAGGCGGAAACCGTGCCGCCGTTCCGCATCGAAGAAACCCAGCTTGATGTCGTCCGCGAAGTCCTGTCAGTGCTGGAACTGCGCATCGGGTTCGAGGCAGAAGCGGCGGCCCTCGCGGCCCAGCGCCGCCAGCCCGAGCATTTGGCGGCGATGCGTGCGGCGCTCGATCAGATGCAGGCGGCGATTTCCGAAGGGGAAGACGCGGTAGAGGCCGACCTCGCCTTTCACCGGGCGATTGCCGAGGCGACGGAAAACAAGCATTTCCTCAATTTCTTCAACTACCTCGGGGCTTTGCTCATTCCGCGGACCCGCCTGCAAACCTTCCGCTGTCAGGATCAGTCGCGCATTGCCTATTTAGCCCGGGTGAATGGTGAGCATGAGGCGATCTATGCAGCCATCGAACGTCAGGACGGCGATTCCGC
This window of the Elstera cyanobacteriorum genome carries:
- a CDS encoding FadR/GntR family transcriptional regulator; this translates as MAELRRRETLTTRLVTLLTDRIADGTYPRGEKLPSEQEMIDEFGVSRTVVREAIATLKAGGLVSTHQGIGAFVLQAETVPPFRIEETQLDVVREVLSVLELRIGFEAEAAALAAQRRQPEHLAAMRAALDQMQAAISEGEDAVEADLAFHRAIAEATENKHFLNFFNYLGALLIPRTRLQTFRCQDQSRIAYLARVNGEHEAIYAAIERQDGDSARAAMRVHLAGSRERLRLSLRESNALPA